From Spirosoma aerolatum, one genomic window encodes:
- a CDS encoding DUF6934 family protein, with protein sequence MTHPFYEFTIHNGAIRFEFVSIGQRVIRKVIIYQKLPLPNLYNLALGDIEVGGKADFEIISDNGDRDYVLATVIQTLITFFQNHPQASVFITGSTPSRTRLYQVVIARELTEIQKRFEISGVTETGNEPFQKGVLYRAFVISQK encoded by the coding sequence ATGACCCACCCCTTCTACGAGTTTACTATTCATAATGGAGCTATTCGCTTCGAGTTTGTTAGTATCGGTCAACGGGTTATCCGTAAAGTCATTATTTATCAAAAACTGCCACTTCCCAACCTTTATAATCTAGCCTTGGGAGATATTGAAGTGGGAGGCAAAGCCGATTTTGAGATCATTAGTGATAACGGCGATCGCGATTATGTTCTAGCCACTGTTATCCAGACATTGATTACTTTTTTTCAGAATCATCCACAGGCATCTGTCTTCATTACTGGCAGTACACCAAGTCGTACCAGGCTTTATCAAGTAGTAATCGCACGTGAACTGACAGAGATTCAGAAACGTTTCGAAATCTCTGGGGTTACAGAGACAGGAAATGAACCCTTTCAAAAAGGAGTACTTTATCGGGCTTTTGTAATTTCCCAAAAATGA
- a CDS encoding helix-turn-helix transcriptional regulator, with protein sequence MPIVKNREDRLHAINSRLNRWGNRPAPTEELARLCDVAQSTIKQDIAYLKDVHAAPIEYSRKPKGYYYTEPFNLAASITFTEKDLAALHAAVATLNQYQHLHLFDGLRGTVDKIDKAVRFRTSPSDDFGQYILFESVPFVKGSTYVELFLQAIHAQRVVTFAHQRFDTEKTKPHRLFPYVIKEHRNRWYVVGWQLDYGKIRVFGLDRIIDGTLQITDDTYNAPAFDANLYFHKALGVAAYDNPPEEVILSFTRQQGLIFRAQPFYPFQEADVLADTENEFRIKLSIIVNKELVYELARLGNSVKVLSPQTLVDDLIDFHRQALAQYP encoded by the coding sequence ATGCCTATTGTCAAAAACCGTGAAGATCGTCTTCACGCTATTAACAGCCGTTTGAATCGCTGGGGAAACCGCCCCGCTCCTACCGAAGAACTGGCACGTCTGTGCGATGTGGCCCAATCGACTATCAAACAGGACATCGCCTATCTGAAAGATGTTCATGCTGCCCCAATCGAATACAGTCGCAAGCCAAAGGGGTACTATTACACGGAGCCGTTCAATCTGGCTGCGTCTATTACGTTTACGGAGAAAGACCTGGCGGCACTCCATGCGGCCGTGGCCACACTCAACCAGTATCAGCACCTGCATTTGTTCGATGGTCTTCGCGGCACGGTCGATAAGATCGACAAAGCGGTTCGGTTCCGCACCAGCCCCTCCGACGATTTCGGCCAGTACATCCTGTTCGAGTCGGTTCCGTTCGTCAAAGGAAGCACGTATGTAGAACTGTTTTTGCAGGCGATCCATGCGCAGCGGGTCGTCACCTTTGCACATCAGCGATTTGATACGGAGAAAACCAAACCCCATCGACTATTTCCGTATGTCATTAAAGAACATCGGAACCGATGGTACGTGGTCGGCTGGCAACTAGATTATGGCAAAATCCGGGTTTTCGGTCTGGACCGCATCATCGACGGCACCCTCCAGATTACCGACGACACCTACAATGCTCCTGCGTTTGATGCCAACCTGTATTTCCATAAAGCGCTGGGGGTAGCCGCTTACGACAACCCGCCCGAAGAGGTTATCCTATCGTTCACACGCCAGCAGGGTTTGATTTTTCGGGCACAGCCATTTTATCCCTTTCAGGAGGCCGATGTTCTGGCCGATACCGAGAACGAATTTAGGATCAAGCTGTCGATTATCGTCAATAAAGAACTGGTTTACGAACTAGCCCGCCTGGGTAATTCGGTTAAAGTGCTCTCTCCGCAAACCTTAGTCGATGACCTTATCGACTTTCATCGGCAAGCCCTCGCCCAATATCCGTAA
- the cas6 gene encoding CRISPR-associated endoribonuclease Cas6 yields the protein MQFKLTLRPTVRQTLVPFNYAYRLSAFIYAVLAEADAKYATFLHSQGYEYSPTRRFKLFTFSDLIIPKARIDTAAGGLWVTTPYIEWIVSFYVDKAAQHFIMGLFQDQRCVIATPRHRAEFIIERVEAIPVEIPATTVQLRTLSPVVIAEKSERGTTGRSMDQYLHPADVHYGPLLIDNLLAKWNSVPRTVSASGIADDDFATSAVTYRLLPNREPKSRLITIKEDSRAETKVRGYYGFTFELSGPPELLELAVLAGVGRYNAEGFGAVGVL from the coding sequence ATGCAATTCAAACTTACCCTTCGACCCACCGTAAGACAAACGCTCGTACCGTTCAACTACGCTTACCGACTTAGCGCGTTCATCTACGCCGTATTGGCCGAAGCCGACGCGAAGTATGCTACGTTTCTGCACAGCCAGGGCTACGAATATTCGCCTACACGTCGGTTCAAGCTCTTTACGTTCTCGGACCTGATCATCCCCAAAGCGCGGATCGATACAGCAGCAGGTGGCCTATGGGTGACCACACCCTACATTGAATGGATTGTTAGCTTCTATGTCGATAAAGCGGCCCAGCATTTCATCATGGGTTTGTTTCAGGATCAGCGGTGTGTAATTGCCACGCCCAGACACCGGGCAGAGTTCATTATTGAGCGGGTCGAGGCCATACCCGTAGAGATACCAGCAACGACCGTTCAACTCCGAACGCTCTCTCCGGTCGTGATTGCCGAAAAATCGGAGCGAGGAACCACAGGGCGGAGTATGGACCAGTATCTGCACCCGGCCGACGTACACTACGGACCGTTACTGATCGACAACCTACTGGCGAAGTGGAACAGCGTACCCAGAACCGTATCGGCCAGTGGCATAGCTGACGATGATTTTGCGACGTCGGCAGTGACGTATCGACTATTGCCGAATCGTGAACCTAAATCACGTTTGATAACGATTAAAGAAGATTCGCGAGCGGAGACGAAAGTACGGGGCTACTACGGCTTCACGTTTGAGTTAAGCGGCCCACCCGAATTGCTTGAACTGGCCGTACTGGCGGGTGTTGGTCGGTATAATGCGGAGGGATTTGGAGCAGTGGGGGTACTGTAA
- a CDS encoding endo-1,4-beta-xylanase: MISKRKFMAVSTAIFITGAAPGFSQSTPSLKDAFKKDFGIGTALNNAQIEERDPQMTAFIARQFNMATPENIMKSALIHPKWDTYDFSMGDKLIEFGKKHNIKINGHTLIWHSQLPPFIRGIHSQDSIRSFFTDHIKTVAGHYKGKVFSWDVVNEALNEDGTLRKSVFLQYLGDNYITDAFRLAQEASPGTELYYNDYNNEQPAKRAGCIALIKKVKEAGVRIDGVGIQGHWHVGKLPLKDIEESIIQYAALGMKVMITELDIDVLPRNFQGADVSQRMTANEQSNPYAAGLPDTVQQQLAADYEALFNLLLKHKDKVTRVTFWGVNDGNSWLNNWPIRGRTNYPLLFDRANQPKPAFEKVIAATK; the protein is encoded by the coding sequence ATGATTTCAAAAAGAAAATTCATGGCTGTAAGCACGGCCATTTTCATAACAGGAGCTGCCCCTGGATTTTCTCAATCCACCCCATCCTTAAAAGATGCGTTTAAAAAGGATTTTGGGATCGGAACGGCGCTTAACAACGCCCAGATTGAGGAACGGGACCCGCAGATGACGGCATTTATTGCCCGGCAGTTTAACATGGCTACGCCCGAAAACATCATGAAGTCGGCCCTGATTCATCCGAAGTGGGATACGTACGATTTTTCCATGGGCGACAAGCTGATTGAATTTGGGAAGAAGCATAATATCAAAATAAACGGCCACACGCTGATCTGGCACAGTCAATTACCCCCCTTCATACGTGGTATTCACAGCCAGGATTCAATTCGCTCTTTCTTTACGGATCATATCAAAACGGTGGCCGGGCACTATAAAGGCAAGGTCTTCTCGTGGGACGTCGTGAACGAGGCCTTGAATGAGGATGGCACATTGCGCAAATCCGTTTTTCTTCAATACCTCGGGGATAATTACATTACAGACGCGTTCCGGCTGGCACAGGAAGCCTCTCCCGGTACCGAGTTGTACTATAATGATTACAACAACGAGCAGCCTGCCAAGCGGGCGGGTTGTATCGCCTTGATCAAAAAGGTAAAAGAAGCTGGCGTACGGATTGATGGCGTGGGCATTCAGGGCCATTGGCATGTAGGAAAACTCCCGTTGAAAGACATCGAAGAGAGCATCATCCAATACGCGGCTCTGGGTATGAAGGTGATGATTACCGAACTGGATATTGATGTCCTGCCGCGAAATTTTCAGGGAGCCGATGTAAGCCAGCGGATGACCGCCAATGAGCAGTCGAACCCCTACGCGGCTGGGTTGCCAGATACGGTGCAACAGCAGTTGGCGGCTGATTATGAAGCTCTGTTCAACCTATTGCTGAAGCACAAGGATAAAGTGACCCGCGTAACCTTTTGGGGCGTCAACGATGGGAATAGCTGGCTGAATAATTGGCCTATCCGTGGGCGAACCAATTACCCGTTGCTCTTTGACCGGGCCAACCAGCCCAAGCCTGCTTTTGAGAAAGTCATAGCGGCCACGAAGTGA
- the cas8a1 gene encoding type I-B CRISPR-associated protein Cas8b1/Cst1, with the protein MGQQIEITSLIQPTGDPFADVGGYVIETLWEDPNLKDKDILGLIEYVANMYINQWNANLHAFFLNSKITQPAFDSKRKLAETMVYYRSILNETAPSQVGYCRISGRKTNLFAAGRDNHILSGSSTFINFHHGFESGLYLSKEIIVRFFFVPLGVMQLGDKIGLISSNNNIVAKYYVQQLLTGPDGHLTTLGRGLASGVARSDYGIVANALFAFADSCIKNIRKAVFARFDENVVEVHDTTLSLYHFTNFGAKPEVVMYQLPATVFGFYALCQAISYSEYWRPFVAAHYRNSKYKDAKYSQDSDTWVSAKEELAYDSYSTWRNVILERLLNGETLAPYFKEWIRKHKFPFQIVENYLFYVKNMDKRTLQKIKDVAGFIVSRDEDSIKKAILRLNRAKYVQEVRQYLLKLIDDNYKTNPTTPLIRLEDVEYLFPETVSWREIRDLLLIAIYEKLHDNHMIVPTEIEEQEVETSENE; encoded by the coding sequence ATGGGACAGCAAATAGAGATAACCTCATTAATTCAACCAACAGGTGATCCTTTCGCTGATGTGGGTGGGTACGTCATCGAAACGCTTTGGGAAGACCCAAACCTGAAGGATAAGGACATTTTGGGATTGATTGAGTATGTAGCCAACATGTATATCAACCAATGGAATGCCAATCTTCACGCATTCTTTCTGAACTCGAAGATCACACAACCTGCTTTTGATAGTAAGCGTAAGCTAGCCGAGACAATGGTTTATTATCGGAGCATACTTAACGAGACGGCTCCGTCTCAGGTTGGTTATTGTCGTATTTCTGGTCGCAAAACGAACCTGTTTGCTGCTGGACGTGATAATCACATTCTCTCCGGGTCAAGTACGTTTATCAATTTTCATCATGGTTTTGAGAGTGGGCTATACTTATCAAAAGAGATAATAGTTCGGTTCTTTTTTGTACCGCTGGGTGTAATGCAGTTGGGTGATAAGATTGGACTTATAAGCAGTAATAATAACATTGTTGCTAAATACTATGTGCAACAACTGCTTACCGGACCCGATGGACACCTGACTACCCTTGGTCGGGGCTTAGCCAGTGGGGTTGCGCGTTCAGATTATGGGATTGTGGCTAATGCTCTTTTTGCCTTTGCTGATTCCTGTATCAAGAATATTAGAAAGGCTGTATTTGCGCGGTTTGATGAAAATGTGGTTGAAGTTCATGACACAACATTAAGCTTATACCACTTTACCAATTTTGGAGCAAAGCCAGAGGTGGTTATGTATCAGCTACCAGCTACAGTATTTGGCTTTTATGCACTTTGCCAAGCTATTTCTTACTCTGAATACTGGCGGCCGTTTGTAGCCGCTCATTACCGAAACTCAAAGTATAAGGATGCGAAATACAGCCAGGATTCTGATACGTGGGTATCAGCTAAAGAAGAACTTGCTTATGATTCATATAGTACATGGCGTAATGTCATTTTAGAGCGATTACTCAATGGCGAAACCCTAGCTCCTTATTTCAAGGAATGGATTCGAAAACACAAGTTTCCCTTTCAGATTGTTGAGAACTACCTTTTTTATGTGAAAAATATGGATAAACGAACCCTTCAAAAAATCAAAGATGTCGCGGGCTTCATAGTTAGTCGCGATGAGGATAGTATCAAAAAAGCTATACTCAGACTTAACCGGGCAAAGTACGTTCAGGAAGTACGGCAGTACCTGCTAAAACTGATTGACGACAATTATAAAACAAACCCTACAACGCCATTAATACGGCTTGAGGATGTGGAATATCTGTTTCCAGAAACGGTTAGCTGGCGAGAAATCCGGGATCTGTTGCTGATAGCGATTTATGAGAAACTGCACGATAATCACATGATTGTGCCGACTGAAATAGAAGAACAAGAAGTAGAAACCTCAGAAAACGAATAA
- a CDS encoding alpha/beta hydrolase-fold protein codes for MKRFVAFLAVLALFCTTSYAQPIDKEMPKGFDQVQTGIATGKLDTIRYESKTVGTTRKALVYTPPGFNKKTKYPVLYLLHGIGGDEKEWLNGGKPQVILDNLYAQKKLEPMIVVMPNGRAMKDDRAVGNIFDKDKVEAFATFEKDLLNDLIPFIEKKYPTLTDRDHRAIAGLSMGGGQSLNFGLGNLDKFAWVGGFSSAPNTKPPQELVPNPAEARKKLKLLWISCGDADGLITFSKRTHDYLYQNDVPHIYYIEPGVHDFKVWKNGLYMFSQFLFKPVDGSSLTRYTILGTPASTNIRNAKYPQILPDNRVVFRVKAPDAQKVQVDLGKKYDMVKDTAGFWNVTTDSISRGFHYYSLLIDGLPVADPASETFYGMSRMASGIEIPDKDEGYYALKDVPHGDIRIKRYLSKASNSWREMYVYTPPGYDKSTEKYPVLYLLHGGGEDQRGWATQGRTNLILDNLIAENKAKPMLIVMLDGNMNMQGGLAGFNENVLRSFENELKQGAIPFVESNFRVETDAKNRALAGLSMGGLQTLYAGIKNTNMFSSLGVFSSGWFANNPKLSDPQYAFMKDNASTINSNLKQFWISMGGKEDIAYQNCQIMMKKFDEMGIKYQYSEYAGGHTWPVWRHDLFKFSQLLFK; via the coding sequence ATGAAACGATTCGTCGCATTCCTAGCTGTTTTAGCCCTGTTCTGCACTACCAGTTACGCCCAACCAATCGATAAGGAAATGCCGAAAGGCTTCGATCAGGTACAAACGGGCATTGCCACCGGCAAACTCGACACCATCCGGTACGAATCGAAAACGGTTGGCACGACCCGCAAAGCGTTGGTGTACACCCCGCCCGGTTTCAACAAGAAAACGAAATACCCGGTCCTGTACTTGCTGCACGGCATCGGGGGCGACGAAAAGGAATGGCTGAACGGCGGTAAGCCGCAGGTCATTCTCGATAACCTGTACGCCCAGAAGAAACTGGAGCCGATGATCGTGGTCATGCCCAACGGTCGGGCGATGAAAGACGACCGGGCCGTTGGCAATATCTTCGACAAAGACAAAGTCGAAGCCTTCGCAACCTTCGAGAAAGACCTGCTTAATGACCTGATTCCGTTCATCGAAAAGAAATACCCGACCCTGACCGACCGCGACCACCGGGCCATTGCCGGACTGTCGATGGGTGGGGGACAATCGCTGAATTTCGGGCTGGGTAATCTGGACAAATTTGCCTGGGTAGGTGGGTTCTCGTCGGCTCCCAACACGAAGCCACCCCAGGAGTTAGTGCCCAATCCTGCCGAGGCCAGGAAGAAACTGAAACTGCTCTGGATTTCGTGCGGTGATGCCGACGGCCTGATTACGTTCAGCAAACGCACCCACGACTACCTGTATCAGAACGATGTACCGCATATCTATTACATTGAGCCGGGCGTACATGATTTCAAAGTCTGGAAAAACGGGCTGTACATGTTCTCGCAGTTCCTGTTTAAGCCGGTCGATGGGTCGTCACTGACCAGATACACGATTCTGGGCACGCCAGCATCCACCAACATACGGAATGCCAAGTACCCGCAGATTCTGCCCGACAACCGCGTCGTGTTCCGGGTAAAAGCACCGGATGCGCAGAAGGTTCAGGTCGATCTGGGTAAAAAATACGACATGGTGAAAGATACCGCCGGATTCTGGAACGTAACCACCGATTCCATCAGCCGGGGTTTTCATTATTATTCACTGTTGATCGATGGACTGCCTGTAGCCGACCCCGCCAGCGAAACCTTCTACGGCATGAGCCGTATGGCCAGTGGCATCGAAATACCCGATAAAGACGAAGGGTATTATGCCCTGAAAGATGTTCCCCACGGCGACATCCGAATCAAACGCTACCTCTCGAAAGCCTCAAATTCCTGGCGCGAAATGTACGTCTATACACCACCGGGTTACGACAAATCGACCGAGAAATATCCGGTGCTATATCTACTACATGGCGGGGGTGAAGATCAACGGGGCTGGGCCACGCAGGGAAGAACCAACCTGATTCTGGATAACCTGATTGCCGAAAACAAAGCCAAACCCATGCTGATTGTGATGCTCGATGGCAACATGAACATGCAGGGCGGCCTCGCTGGCTTCAACGAAAACGTGCTTCGTTCCTTTGAAAATGAGCTAAAACAGGGAGCGATTCCGTTTGTGGAAAGCAATTTCCGGGTCGAAACCGACGCGAAGAACCGGGCGTTGGCGGGCCTGTCGATGGGTGGTTTACAGACGCTCTATGCGGGTATTAAAAACACAAACATGTTTTCAAGTCTGGGCGTGTTCAGCTCGGGCTGGTTTGCCAATAATCCCAAGCTCTCCGATCCGCAATACGCCTTTATGAAAGACAACGCCAGCACCATCAACAGCAACTTGAAACAGTTCTGGATTTCGATGGGGGGTAAGGAAGACATCGCGTATCAGAACTGCCAGATCATGATGAAGAAATTCGATGAGATGGGTATCAAGTACCAATATAGCGAATATGCAGGTGGGCATACCTGGCCTGTCTGGCGGCACGATTTATTTAAGTTTTCTCAATTACTTTTTAAATAA
- the cas7i gene encoding type I-B CRISPR-associated protein Cas7/Cst2/DevR → MNLKTQGFVLLDVDVVALNNAGKSSSSNFENAVATKKITKNGRSHTYVSGQAWRYWWREALQRNVGWSLSPITRDNKIAFTEANPFLYADDDVFGYMKAVKEEVVDEKGKTKKVDATVTRVSPLKNSAIVSVGSARTVENWSSMARQDGDSVPYSKEEYSAIMKGMFSLDLAQLGTFANYNKTGFKNITQKLKNEALEQGAVEIDDPYVKDGKGNPQKLVQLPKDIRLQRAKDTIQALKTISGGAMQTNNMGDVTPKFIVLATTSSGNHPFSHIVTSEGINNDRVTLNLEGLKEVLKDYKDQFTGTVFIGKRSGFLNEYNDELKELLTLGEGYPTVHLGTINETIDAYCAQLENQLP, encoded by the coding sequence ATGAACCTTAAAACCCAAGGATTTGTCCTACTGGACGTTGACGTTGTAGCTCTAAACAACGCTGGAAAAAGTAGCAGCAGTAATTTTGAAAATGCTGTCGCCACGAAAAAGATTACTAAAAATGGTCGTTCGCATACCTACGTGTCGGGCCAAGCCTGGCGGTATTGGTGGCGTGAAGCGTTGCAACGTAACGTAGGTTGGTCATTATCGCCAATTACTCGTGATAACAAAATCGCTTTTACGGAAGCTAATCCTTTTCTGTATGCTGACGACGATGTTTTCGGCTATATGAAAGCCGTCAAAGAAGAAGTCGTTGATGAAAAGGGCAAGACCAAAAAAGTCGATGCTACGGTAACTCGTGTTTCTCCGCTGAAAAACTCGGCAATTGTATCGGTAGGTTCTGCACGAACCGTAGAAAACTGGTCAAGTATGGCCCGTCAGGATGGTGATTCTGTGCCGTACAGCAAGGAGGAATACAGTGCTATCATGAAGGGAATGTTTTCGCTCGATTTAGCCCAGCTTGGTACGTTTGCGAACTACAACAAAACAGGGTTTAAGAATATTACGCAAAAGCTAAAGAATGAAGCACTTGAGCAAGGTGCAGTGGAAATCGATGACCCGTATGTTAAAGATGGTAAAGGCAATCCACAAAAACTGGTTCAGCTACCTAAAGATATACGTCTGCAACGGGCCAAAGATACTATTCAGGCACTGAAGACGATTTCAGGCGGAGCCATGCAGACAAACAACATGGGCGATGTGACGCCGAAGTTCATTGTGTTGGCGACGACAAGCAGTGGCAATCATCCGTTTTCGCATATCGTTACGAGCGAAGGTATTAATAATGATCGAGTTACCTTGAATCTAGAAGGGCTAAAAGAAGTTCTGAAAGATTATAAAGACCAATTTACTGGTACGGTTTTCATTGGCAAGCGAAGCGGATTTCTGAATGAGTATAACGATGAATTGAAAGAACTGCTCACGCTTGGGGAAGGCTATCCGACTGTTCATCTTGGAACAATCAACGAAACGATTGATGCGTATTGCGCTCAACTTGAAAACCAGCTACCCTGA